One Saprospiraceae bacterium genomic region harbors:
- a CDS encoding cytochrome c family protein — translation MKRRNALFWLLWITQPYGLITFLCSFSSILMAQLSPGDLFKGHAELEGNFNCTKCHTIGEKVSDAKCLDCHKEIKARIDKRKGYHYSQEVRSKTCIQCHSDHHGRNFQIIRFNEKQFDHTLSGFELTGKHQRIDCNACHKTASIEDPVLKKKSKTFLGLDSKCISCHEDVHRGTLDKDCAKCHNTESFKPAVAFDHQKTKFKLSGKHKTVDCKACHKDMQLADPKKRLFEIKSFQTCVGCHSNPHKKSINTCNDCHTEESFSKFSGGKNFNHHKTAFPLKGKHQHTQCSKCHDLDRSPIALFQDRQNISVAACAGCHKDVHEGKFGENCAQCHNENGFKAQLKLDQFNHALTNFKLEGRHARVDCKKCHISSYTTPLPHQNCADCHKDYHEGIFTKPEFYRDCGVCHTVQGFSGSSYSLEQHNASKFPLEGSHQAIPCSSCHLKDKTWKFRNIGELCRDCHKDVHEPYIPEKYYPGKNCKACHSEESWQTIDFEHHLTGFPLEGGHKSVKCMECHKLKQGETGNPYKNLITLNRTCVGCHEDIHNRQFDQNGTTDCQICHSYEKWKPSKFEHNSARFKLEGRHAEIECKACHQAIVQDGKTYIHYRLNKLECKDCHR, via the coding sequence TTGAAACGGAGAAATGCCCTTTTCTGGCTATTATGGATTACCCAACCTTATGGGCTTATAACATTTTTATGTAGTTTTTCCAGTATTTTAATGGCTCAACTGTCTCCGGGTGATTTATTCAAGGGCCACGCTGAACTGGAAGGCAATTTCAATTGCACGAAATGTCATACGATAGGTGAAAAAGTCTCGGATGCAAAATGTTTGGATTGTCACAAAGAGATCAAAGCTAGAATTGATAAAAGAAAGGGTTATCATTACAGTCAGGAAGTAAGGTCAAAAACCTGTATTCAATGCCATAGCGACCATCACGGGCGAAATTTTCAAATCATTCGTTTTAATGAAAAACAATTTGACCATACGTTAAGTGGATTTGAACTTACGGGGAAACACCAGCGCATAGATTGCAATGCTTGTCATAAAACAGCTTCTATTGAAGATCCGGTATTAAAGAAGAAATCAAAAACATTTCTGGGTCTCGATTCAAAGTGCATCAGTTGCCATGAAGATGTACATCGGGGTACATTGGATAAAGATTGTGCAAAATGCCACAATACAGAGTCCTTCAAGCCTGCCGTAGCATTTGATCACCAGAAGACCAAATTCAAATTGAGCGGTAAACACAAGACCGTAGATTGTAAAGCTTGCCATAAGGACATGCAGCTTGCAGATCCTAAAAAGCGGTTGTTTGAAATCAAATCTTTTCAAACCTGTGTTGGTTGTCATTCAAACCCTCATAAGAAATCCATCAATACCTGCAACGATTGCCATACGGAAGAATCGTTTTCTAAATTTTCCGGTGGCAAAAACTTCAATCATCATAAAACTGCATTTCCATTAAAAGGCAAACACCAACATACGCAATGCAGCAAATGCCACGATCTGGATCGTTCTCCGATTGCTTTATTTCAGGATCGTCAAAATATTTCAGTCGCAGCCTGTGCAGGATGTCACAAAGATGTGCACGAAGGAAAATTTGGAGAAAATTGTGCCCAATGTCACAATGAAAATGGTTTCAAAGCCCAGTTAAAACTCGACCAGTTCAACCATGCGCTCACCAATTTCAAGCTGGAGGGAAGACACGCCAGGGTGGATTGCAAAAAATGTCATATTTCAAGTTACACGACTCCCTTGCCACATCAAAATTGTGCTGATTGTCATAAAGATTACCACGAAGGCATCTTTACGAAACCCGAATTCTACAGAGATTGTGGGGTATGCCACACCGTGCAGGGATTTTCAGGAAGCTCATACAGCCTTGAACAACATAATGCTTCAAAATTTCCTCTGGAAGGCTCTCATCAGGCAATACCCTGCTCCTCCTGTCATTTGAAAGATAAAACCTGGAAATTTAGAAATATCGGAGAGTTATGCAGGGATTGCCACAAGGATGTACACGAACCTTACATTCCGGAGAAGTATTATCCAGGAAAAAATTGCAAGGCATGCCATAGCGAGGAGAGCTGGCAAACGATTGATTTTGAACACCATTTGACAGGTTTTCCACTGGAAGGGGGTCATAAAAGTGTTAAATGTATGGAGTGCCATAAATTAAAGCAGGGAGAAACTGGGAATCCTTATAAAAACCTAATAACTTTGAATCGAACTTGCGTGGGCTGTCACGAGGATATCCATAACCGGCAGTTTGACCAAAACGGGACAACCGATTGTCAAATATGCCACAGCTATGAGAAATGGAAGCCCTCCAAATTTGAACACAATTCTGCCAGATTTAAGTTAGAAGGCAGGCATGCAGAAATCGAATGCAAAGCCTGTCATCAAGCTATTGTCCAAGATGGTAAAACATATATTCATTATCGTTTGAATAAATTGGAGTGCAAAGACTGTCATCGCTGA
- a CDS encoding NAD(P)-binding domain-containing protein: protein MDILITDLFIEKLIIYGSVFGLCILVVSIYLLKQKKTTARYKAKIAKAKEEGIFEPVSLHPVIDTTTCIKSGACIEACPEKDILGIVNGRATLVNASNCVGHGACFHACPVEAITLVIGTEKRGVDLPHVHQTYETNVPGIYIAGELGGMGLIKNSVEQGTSAIENMLKEGFVKEKADWDVVIIGAGPAGIAASLTAKKHKLNFITLEQDSLGGTVFTFPRAKVVMTNPMDLPLHGKVMLKDTNKKQLLDLWTNVLTKNDIHIKEFTKVESISNEGKEFKVLTAKGDVYYTSKVLIAIGRRGTPRRLNVPGEDLEKVAYRLLEPENISGKKVLVVGGGDSAIESALLLAEQNKVTLSYRSEQFSRLKPKNAEKIKAAMTTQVIEVLLNTQVSQISEREVQLKQSNTEELLHIPNDLVYIFAGGELPTQFLEKAGIQISKRFGYTMKKHS from the coding sequence ATGGATATTCTGATCACGGATCTTTTTATTGAAAAGCTCATTATCTACGGAAGTGTATTTGGACTCTGTATATTGGTCGTTTCCATTTATTTGCTTAAACAAAAAAAGACGACAGCCAGGTACAAGGCTAAAATTGCCAAAGCAAAGGAAGAAGGCATTTTCGAACCGGTTTCCTTACACCCCGTCATCGATACGACTACATGCATCAAAAGCGGTGCTTGTATTGAAGCTTGTCCGGAAAAAGATATTCTCGGTATTGTAAACGGCAGAGCAACTTTGGTCAATGCTTCAAATTGCGTTGGACATGGAGCCTGCTTTCATGCATGTCCGGTTGAAGCCATCACACTGGTCATTGGGACGGAGAAAAGAGGTGTCGATTTACCTCATGTTCACCAAACGTATGAGACCAATGTGCCCGGTATTTATATCGCCGGTGAATTGGGAGGAATGGGTTTGATTAAAAATAGCGTCGAACAGGGAACAAGTGCCATTGAAAACATGCTTAAAGAGGGATTTGTAAAAGAAAAAGCTGATTGGGATGTGGTCATCATAGGCGCCGGTCCGGCGGGAATTGCGGCGTCTCTCACTGCTAAAAAACATAAATTGAATTTTATTACGCTCGAACAGGATAGTTTAGGCGGTACGGTCTTTACTTTTCCAAGAGCAAAAGTAGTTATGACCAACCCCATGGATCTTCCGCTGCACGGAAAAGTCATGTTGAAAGACACGAATAAAAAGCAGCTTTTGGATTTGTGGACTAACGTTTTGACGAAAAACGATATTCATATTAAGGAGTTTACCAAAGTTGAATCCATTTCAAATGAAGGAAAGGAATTTAAAGTCCTGACTGCAAAAGGGGATGTCTACTACACATCCAAAGTATTAATCGCCATTGGAAGGAGGGGAACTCCGAGAAGACTCAACGTTCCGGGTGAAGATTTGGAAAAAGTAGCTTACCGGCTTTTGGAACCTGAAAATATCTCAGGAAAAAAAGTATTGGTCGTAGGAGGTGGAGACTCTGCCATTGAATCCGCTTTGCTGTTGGCTGAACAAAATAAGGTAACGCTATCTTACAGGTCTGAGCAATTCAGCAGGTTAAAGCCGAAAAATGCAGAAAAAATAAAAGCGGCTATGACAACTCAAGTGATTGAAGTTTTATTAAACACCCAGGTAAGTCAAATTTCGGAAAGGGAGGTCCAACTAAAACAGAGCAACACCGAAGAGCTTTTGCACATACCAAACGACCTCGTATATATTTTTGCTGGTGGTGAGTTGCCTACACAGTTTTTGGAAAAAGCAGGAATTCAAATCAGCAAGCGATTTGGATATACAATGAAGAAACATTCTTAA
- the cas9 gene encoding type II CRISPR RNA-guided endonuclease Cas9 (Cas9, originally named Csn1, is the large, multifunctional signature protein of type II CRISPR/Cas systems. It is well known even to general audiences because its RNA-guided endonuclease activity has made it a popular tool for custom editing of eukaryotic genomes.), with product MTKILGLDLGVSSIGWALVDINKSNSQNNKILGLGSRIIPLSADEKDAFEKGLAQTKNKDRTLKRSARRNHFRYKLRREFLRDKLNQCGMLPDASYFKLTSIELYGLRSKAINEKISLQELGRVLLHINQKRGFRSSRKDKSEETNKSEYKQAIEERNRKLDGSTIGQYFYSLLKQDPKFRIKKNIYYRANYVNELNEILNKQSEFYPDIITSRFIEEIRDEIIFYQRKLKSQKHLIGGCEFESRSYKNKSGQLIKVPVKVCPVSSPLFQESKIWQTINNIQIKSIADNSFIELEDEMRYQIYDYVYLREKTNWEQILKQLGISKNEYRTNVRKEITGDATRIAIHKVIKEFDISLEEDFFKLDPNDPSNEIENHKVMRLWHILYSIEDPVETTNALMNQFGFKPELANKLSEIKLKDGFGNLSSKALKKILPHLKKGNLYSDACSLAGYNHSNSETKEIRTSKELKSIDQLALVERGSLRNPAVERILNHLINLVKDIYNQLGAPEIIRIELARELKQNAEQRNRTFRNNNQREKTHDKIREELSNYSLFSGKRISNRDIEKYKLWEEFDKRSPYQPNKEISLAELFSNDYEVEHIIPKARLFDDSFANKCISHVRDNRDKGNETAFDFMKQHRASLFEQYCHFIQDFYKRNEKINKVKFERLMTTKENIPQDFISRQLRETQYITKKAKEILNEVNREVWITSGSVTDYLRHIWGYDNIIHDLHFPAYKEIGQIEQIKVRHDHEIKTIDKIINWSKRLDHRHHAVDALVVSCTDQSMIQSLNTLNQYLEQGVGETRNEALKRSGRKFEAPFSTHSVSQKVEEILISFKPGKKVGSYSKNKVGDFRIGKKHLIPRGSLHEETVYGKNKYYEKLPISKLKENDLERIVSNEIRLKIQNHIDANEGQFKAAFSKKGLENFIQSHPKCEEISLFKYEFVTRYALDQNFKVKDCDSIIDLRVQKIVRDRLALFGDNPKEAFKEIQKEENRLWLDRARNLFVEKVTCKTGLNDLEWASRGFVKSGNNHHIAIYEDANGQLNEVCVSFWEAFERKKQGGQVIEKTHPEFGQLKISMQQNEMFVFGLEKEQLEKAIKSKYNSLISNYLYRVQKIASKDYVFRKHSETNIDDSTNAKLMNKFIRVKSLGNMKGIKVKINRIGEISLL from the coding sequence ATGACAAAAATTTTAGGATTGGATTTAGGTGTGTCTTCTATCGGATGGGCACTTGTGGATATAAACAAATCAAATTCTCAAAATAACAAGATCTTAGGCCTGGGAAGCAGAATTATCCCCTTGTCCGCTGATGAAAAAGATGCCTTTGAAAAAGGCCTTGCCCAAACAAAAAATAAGGATCGCACGCTTAAAAGATCCGCAAGACGTAATCATTTCAGATATAAGCTAAGAAGGGAATTCCTAAGAGATAAACTGAATCAATGCGGAATGTTACCTGATGCTTCCTACTTTAAACTCACATCGATTGAATTATATGGTTTACGATCAAAAGCCATTAATGAAAAAATTTCACTTCAGGAATTAGGCAGGGTTCTCCTCCACATCAACCAAAAAAGAGGCTTCAGAAGCAGTCGCAAAGATAAAAGTGAAGAAACCAATAAATCCGAATATAAACAGGCAATTGAAGAACGAAACCGAAAATTGGATGGCTCCACTATAGGTCAATATTTTTATTCGCTGCTCAAACAAGACCCCAAATTCAGAATTAAGAAAAACATTTATTACAGGGCCAATTACGTAAATGAACTCAATGAGATTTTAAACAAACAAAGTGAGTTTTATCCGGATATAATTACATCCAGGTTTATCGAAGAAATAAGAGATGAGATCATTTTTTATCAACGAAAATTAAAATCACAGAAGCATCTTATTGGAGGTTGCGAATTTGAATCCAGATCCTATAAAAACAAATCGGGTCAGCTCATAAAGGTTCCCGTGAAAGTTTGTCCGGTAAGTTCTCCTTTATTTCAGGAATCTAAAATTTGGCAAACCATCAATAACATTCAAATCAAAAGTATAGCAGATAACAGCTTTATAGAACTCGAGGATGAAATGCGATACCAAATTTATGACTATGTATATTTAAGAGAAAAAACGAATTGGGAACAAATCCTCAAACAATTGGGTATAAGTAAAAATGAGTACCGAACAAATGTCAGAAAGGAAATCACAGGTGATGCTACCCGGATTGCCATTCATAAGGTGATTAAAGAGTTTGATATATCATTGGAAGAAGATTTTTTCAAATTAGACCCTAATGATCCATCGAATGAAATAGAAAATCACAAAGTGATGCGTCTGTGGCATATTTTATATTCCATCGAAGACCCGGTGGAAACTACGAATGCTCTTATGAATCAATTTGGCTTTAAGCCGGAACTTGCAAACAAACTGAGCGAAATAAAACTCAAAGATGGTTTTGGCAATTTATCGTCCAAAGCTTTAAAGAAAATTCTACCCCATTTGAAAAAGGGCAATTTATACAGCGATGCATGCAGTCTCGCGGGATATAATCACAGCAACAGTGAAACCAAAGAAATAAGAACATCTAAAGAATTGAAGTCTATTGATCAATTAGCACTTGTCGAACGAGGATCTCTTCGAAATCCGGCTGTAGAAAGAATTCTGAATCATCTGATCAATTTAGTTAAGGATATTTATAATCAACTCGGGGCTCCTGAGATTATCAGAATTGAGTTGGCAAGAGAATTAAAGCAAAATGCCGAACAGCGCAATCGAACTTTTAGAAATAATAACCAACGCGAAAAAACACATGATAAAATCAGAGAAGAACTTTCAAATTATTCTCTTTTCTCGGGTAAAAGGATTTCAAACCGCGATATCGAAAAATATAAATTATGGGAAGAATTTGACAAAAGGTCACCATATCAGCCCAATAAAGAAATAAGTTTAGCAGAATTGTTTAGCAATGACTATGAAGTTGAACACATCATTCCCAAAGCCCGGCTATTCGACGATTCATTTGCCAATAAATGCATTTCACACGTAAGAGACAACAGGGACAAAGGCAATGAAACGGCCTTTGATTTTATGAAACAACATAGGGCATCGCTGTTTGAACAATATTGTCACTTTATACAGGACTTTTACAAAAGGAATGAAAAAATTAATAAGGTCAAATTTGAGCGATTGATGACTACAAAGGAGAATATACCTCAGGATTTTATAAGCCGGCAATTGAGAGAAACTCAATACATCACGAAAAAGGCCAAAGAAATTCTGAATGAAGTAAACAGGGAAGTATGGATTACTTCCGGTTCTGTAACGGATTACTTAAGACATATTTGGGGATATGACAATATCATTCATGATTTGCATTTTCCTGCATACAAGGAAATAGGTCAAATCGAACAAATTAAAGTAAGACATGACCATGAAATCAAAACCATTGATAAAATCATCAATTGGTCGAAACGCCTAGACCACCGCCATCATGCGGTAGATGCACTGGTCGTTTCATGTACCGATCAAAGCATGATACAGTCCCTGAATACTCTAAATCAATACCTGGAACAAGGTGTAGGCGAAACCCGAAATGAAGCGCTTAAAAGGTCAGGCAGAAAATTCGAAGCACCATTTTCAACACATTCCGTGAGCCAAAAAGTTGAAGAAATTCTTATAAGTTTCAAACCAGGAAAAAAAGTAGGAAGTTATTCAAAAAATAAAGTTGGCGATTTCAGAATTGGCAAGAAACACCTTATACCCAGAGGAAGTCTGCATGAAGAGACGGTATATGGAAAAAATAAATACTACGAAAAGCTTCCGATTTCCAAATTGAAGGAGAACGATCTTGAACGAATCGTTTCGAATGAAATACGGCTTAAAATTCAAAATCATATTGATGCAAATGAGGGTCAATTTAAAGCTGCCTTCTCTAAAAAAGGCTTAGAAAATTTTATACAATCACATCCCAAGTGCGAAGAAATTTCTTTATTTAAGTATGAGTTTGTCACTCGTTATGCCCTGGATCAGAATTTTAAAGTTAAAGATTGCGACTCCATCATAGACTTGAGGGTTCAAAAAATAGTACGCGATAGGCTGGCTTTATTTGGTGATAATCCCAAAGAAGCTTTTAAAGAAATTCAAAAAGAAGAAAACAGACTCTGGCTTGATAGAGCCCGGAATCTATTTGTTGAAAAGGTCACTTGCAAAACGGGATTGAACGATCTGGAATGGGCATCTAGAGGTTTTGTCAAATCCGGAAACAACCACCACATAGCCATATACGAAGACGCAAATGGCCAACTGAATGAAGTTTGTGTGAGCTTTTGGGAGGCCTTTGAACGCAAAAAACAAGGTGGTCAGGTTATTGAAAAAACACATCCTGAATTCGGGCAGTTAAAGATTTCCATGCAGCAAAACGAGATGTTTGTTTTTGGTTTGGAAAAGGAGCAGTTAGAAAAGGCAATTAAATCAAAATATAATTCTTTGATATCGAATTATTTATACAGGGTGCAAAAAATTGCATCAAAAGACTATGTCTTTAGAAAACATTCAGAAACAAATATAGATGACTCTACGAATGCTAAATTGATGAACAAATTTATTAGGGTAAAAAGTCTTGGCAATATGAAAGGCATAAAAGTCAAAATAAATCGCATAGGTGAAATAAGCTTACTGTGA
- a CDS encoding type II toxin-antitoxin system HicA family toxin, translating into MKIREIIKLIEQDGWFRCRQKGSHAQYKHPTKKGLVTIPIHRLSNDISIEMEKSILKQAQINH; encoded by the coding sequence GTGAAAATTAGAGAAATTATCAAATTGATTGAACAGGATGGATGGTTCCGCTGCAGGCAAAAAGGGAGTCATGCCCAATACAAACATCCTACAAAAAAGGGTCTGGTAACCATCCCCATTCACCGCTTATCCAATGATATCAGCATTGAAATGGAGAAAAGTATTCTTAAACAAGCACAAATTAATCACTAA
- a CDS encoding type II toxin-antitoxin system HicB family antitoxin, with protein MLQYTIIIQKTPDHGFGAYVPDLPGCIGMGASKKEVIENIREAISFHLEGLKAEGLEIPEPSSEALSISV; from the coding sequence ATGTTACAATACACAATCATCATTCAAAAAACACCTGACCATGGCTTTGGGGCCTACGTACCGGATTTGCCGGGCTGTATTGGCATGGGCGCCAGCAAGAAGGAAGTCATTGAGAATATCCGCGAAGCCATCAGCTTTCATTTGGAAGGGCTAAAGGCAGAAGGTCTCGAGATTCCGGAGCCAAGCTCAGAAGCACTTTCCATTTCAGTTTAA
- the cas1 gene encoding type II CRISPR-associated endonuclease Cas1: protein MIKKTICITSPSYLKTKDRQLHIVNSENNELRGKIPIEDIGYLILEHPQITISHPLISLLLENNSAIITCNNQHMPTGMFLNLDGNTIQSERFKAQIEASEPLKKQLWQQTIRAKIENQKKVMNIWGLESDYLQVCKNNVKSGDSDNQEAKASYYYWRRLFELEDGFKRERYGDPPNQLLNYGYSILRSVIARALTGSGLLPTLGIFHKNKYNAYCLADDIMEPYRPFVDNRVKLMLYHSMDIEADISRDQKNNLLQIPAMDVVIDGEKHPLMIAAQRTSSSLARCFTGEIKKLIYPEFK from the coding sequence ATGATCAAAAAAACCATTTGTATCACCAGCCCCTCCTATCTGAAAACTAAAGACAGACAGCTGCACATTGTAAATTCTGAAAACAATGAATTAAGAGGAAAAATTCCCATTGAGGATATAGGATATCTGATTCTCGAGCATCCCCAAATCACCATTTCACATCCTTTGATCAGTTTACTATTAGAGAATAACAGCGCGATCATTACCTGCAACAACCAGCATATGCCTACCGGCATGTTCTTAAATCTGGATGGAAACACCATCCAAAGCGAGCGCTTCAAAGCACAGATTGAGGCATCAGAACCTCTTAAAAAACAATTATGGCAACAAACGATTCGGGCAAAGATTGAAAACCAAAAGAAAGTGATGAACATTTGGGGTTTGGAGTCTGATTATTTGCAGGTATGCAAAAACAATGTCAAAAGCGGAGATTCAGATAATCAGGAAGCAAAAGCCAGTTATTACTACTGGAGGAGATTGTTTGAATTAGAAGATGGATTTAAAAGAGAACGCTATGGGGATCCGCCCAATCAACTCCTCAACTATGGTTATAGTATACTTAGGTCTGTCATTGCCCGGGCGCTGACGGGTTCAGGTCTGCTCCCCACTTTGGGGATCTTCCATAAAAACAAATACAATGCCTATTGCCTCGCTGATGATATTATGGAACCGTACCGGCCTTTTGTCGATAACCGCGTAAAACTTATGTTGTACCATTCCATGGACATAGAAGCAGACATCAGCAGGGACCAAAAAAATAACTTACTCCAGATACCGGCGATGGATGTTGTCATCGACGGAGAAAAACATCCGCTCATGATAGCTGCGCAACGAACGAGTTCCTCCCTGGCTAGATGCTTCACCGGGGAGATCAAAAAACTCATTTATCCGGAATTTAAATGA
- the cas2 gene encoding CRISPR-associated endonuclease Cas2: MWVLVLFDLPTETKEERKIYSIFRKQMLKDGFVMFQFSIYMRHCPSRENADVHVNRVKKMLPSKGHIGILCITDKQFGNMEIFYGRKEAPKPQLYQQLELF; encoded by the coding sequence ATGTGGGTCTTAGTCTTATTCGATTTGCCAACAGAAACCAAAGAAGAACGAAAGATTTATTCCATTTTCAGAAAACAAATGCTCAAAGATGGTTTTGTCATGTTCCAGTTCAGCATTTATATGCGCCATTGTCCGAGTAGAGAAAATGCCGATGTACATGTAAACAGGGTCAAAAAGATGCTGCCTTCCAAAGGGCATATCGGAATTCTTTGCATTACCGACAAACAATTTGGCAATATGGAAATCTTTTATGGTCGCAAAGAAGCTCCCAAACCTCAATTATACCAACAACTGGAATTGTTTTGA
- a CDS encoding outer membrane beta-barrel protein has product MNNYIIAICLVACTSVYSQVSIWISPGVNYSNLDPRLFDPLFAKQEKQNLNFTYFPYLGIGLECKISNSIIKSGLFISQRGSNFNTRFPLFPDKYFKVTYTFLEVPFLFAYEILQPNIGAQLGVVFNKRLETNSVEYDERNRLYALDLRTGIFFRPVKKIQFDLNYTIGNFDKIVWDIRNNYVHQVFSLGISYRILTFEKKRH; this is encoded by the coding sequence ATGAATAATTATATAATTGCAATTTGCCTTGTTGCTTGTACAAGTGTTTACAGCCAGGTGTCGATTTGGATTTCTCCAGGAGTTAATTATAGTAATTTAGATCCAAGGCTATTTGACCCACTTTTTGCGAAGCAAGAAAAGCAAAATTTGAACTTTACATATTTTCCATATCTTGGAATTGGATTAGAGTGTAAAATTTCGAATAGCATAATTAAGTCTGGATTATTTATAAGTCAAAGAGGGTCAAATTTCAACACTAGATTTCCATTATTTCCAGATAAATATTTTAAAGTTACATATACATTTCTGGAAGTTCCATTTCTATTTGCATATGAGATTTTACAGCCAAATATTGGGGCTCAACTTGGAGTTGTTTTTAATAAAAGACTGGAGACTAATTCAGTTGAATATGATGAAAGAAATCGTTTATATGCTCTTGATTTAAGGACAGGAATTTTTTTTAGACCAGTTAAGAAAATTCAATTTGACTTAAATTATACTATAGGTAATTTTGATAAAATAGTATGGGATATTAGGAACAATTATGTCCATCAAGTTTTTAGTTTAGGAATTAGTTATAGAATCCTGACTTTTGAAAAAAAGAGGCATTGA
- a CDS encoding mechanosensitive ion channel, which translates to MNNTISGFFNYELFARENFSLTVSSIFTIVAIGLACWIFLMSVAKLLNRVQRFNEGQKFTLITVIKYLLYLFYVVITLRLLGIDVSMLLASSAALFIGIGLGLQGLFYDFISGIILLIDGSIKVGNVIQVGDKRVEVIAIHFRTSLVKTREEKEIIIPNSWLTKNEIINWSNQKNVNRHYITVQVHGADVIEAMKILVDCSKKHPKVISHPEPYARIEEFESYSVTLKLLFWSNEVQAVGRMLGDLRLSVLQEFQANGIKMPYPQQVVTLEK; encoded by the coding sequence ATGAACAACACAATCAGTGGATTTTTCAATTACGAATTATTTGCAAGGGAAAATTTCTCTCTAACCGTGTCCAGCATTTTTACCATTGTAGCGATTGGTTTGGCTTGTTGGATATTTTTAATGTCGGTAGCAAAACTGCTTAACAGGGTTCAAAGATTTAATGAAGGCCAGAAATTTACATTGATTACAGTCATTAAATACTTATTATATCTTTTTTATGTGGTTATTACATTGCGATTGCTTGGCATTGATGTCTCCATGCTATTGGCAAGTTCTGCAGCACTATTTATTGGAATTGGTTTGGGTTTGCAGGGATTGTTTTATGATTTTATTTCAGGCATTATTTTGTTAATAGACGGCTCCATAAAAGTGGGAAATGTGATTCAGGTTGGGGATAAGCGGGTTGAAGTCATTGCGATCCATTTTAGAACTTCTCTGGTAAAAACAAGAGAAGAAAAGGAGATCATCATTCCCAACTCCTGGCTCACAAAAAACGAAATCATCAACTGGTCTAACCAAAAAAATGTGAACAGGCATTATATTACGGTTCAGGTTCATGGGGCAGATGTGATTGAAGCCATGAAAATCCTGGTCGATTGTTCTAAAAAGCATCCCAAAGTCATTTCGCATCCCGAGCCTTATGCCCGGATAGAAGAATTTGAGAGTTATTCCGTTACGCTTAAATTATTATTTTGGTCTAATGAAGTTCAAGCCGTAGGAAGAATGCTTGGAGATTTGCGGCTGTCTGTATTGCAGGAATTTCAAGCCAATGGTATTAAAATGCCATATCCTCAGCAGGTTGTCACCCTTGAAAAATAA
- a CDS encoding Rrf2 family transcriptional regulator, giving the protein MFSKACEYALKASLYIAMRSEEEHRVGLVEISEEIQSPVSFTSKILQKLVKAKIIDSQKGPNGGFEIKMHRAAKTSLSEIVAAIDGDSIYRACALGFLHCNEKKPCPLHFKFKALRDDLKQMLEETSLLDLSKDIQKRKTFLK; this is encoded by the coding sequence ATGTTCTCCAAAGCTTGTGAATATGCCTTAAAAGCCAGTCTTTACATTGCCATGCGGTCAGAAGAAGAACACAGGGTGGGTCTCGTGGAGATTTCAGAAGAGATCCAATCGCCGGTATCGTTCACATCCAAAATTCTGCAAAAACTGGTTAAAGCGAAAATCATCGACTCGCAAAAAGGTCCGAACGGTGGATTTGAAATTAAAATGCATAGGGCTGCAAAAACCAGTCTGAGCGAAATTGTTGCCGCTATTGACGGAGATTCCATTTATAGGGCTTGCGCATTGGGATTCTTGCATTGCAACGAAAAAAAACCTTGTCCGCTGCATTTCAAATTCAAAGCATTGCGCGATGATCTCAAACAAATGCTTGAAGAAACCAGTCTTCTCGATCTATCCAAGGACATTCAGAAACGAAAAACTTTTTTAAAATAA